In Pseudomonas lalkuanensis, the following are encoded in one genomic region:
- a CDS encoding alpha/beta fold hydrolase: MSHTIFFAHANGFPSATYGKLFSALAPDFRVEHLEQHGHDPRFPVNDNWENLVDELIHHLQGRGEPVWGLGHSLGGVLHYHAALRRPDLYRGVVMLDSPVLTLADRIVIRAAKRFGFIDRITPAGRTLGRREEFSDFSEARDYFAGKTLFRRFDPECLDAYVRHGLARQGESLRLKFDAATEINIYRSVPHRIPGKPQQLKVPLALVRGRHSRVVLPHHARLVKRVPQGEYLSLPGGHMFPLERPQETAELLKSVFGRWDGRRQEATA; the protein is encoded by the coding sequence ATGTCGCACACCATCTTCTTCGCCCATGCCAACGGCTTCCCTTCGGCCACCTACGGCAAGCTGTTCTCCGCCCTGGCGCCGGACTTCCGCGTCGAGCACCTGGAGCAGCACGGCCACGACCCGCGCTTCCCGGTGAACGACAACTGGGAAAACCTGGTGGACGAACTCATCCATCACCTGCAAGGACGTGGCGAGCCGGTGTGGGGGCTGGGGCACTCTCTCGGCGGCGTCCTGCATTACCACGCCGCGCTGCGCAGGCCCGACCTCTATCGCGGCGTGGTGATGCTGGATTCGCCGGTGCTGACCCTGGCCGACCGCATCGTCATCCGCGCCGCCAAGCGCTTCGGCTTCATCGACCGTATCACTCCCGCCGGCCGCACCCTCGGCCGACGCGAAGAGTTCAGCGATTTCAGCGAAGCCCGCGACTATTTCGCCGGCAAGACCCTGTTCCGCCGCTTCGACCCCGAGTGCCTGGACGCCTACGTCCGCCATGGCCTGGCGCGTCAGGGAGAATCCCTGCGGCTGAAGTTCGACGCCGCCACCGAAATCAACATCTACCGCAGCGTGCCCCATCGCATTCCGGGCAAGCCGCAGCAGCTCAAGGTGCCCCTGGCACTGGTGCGCGGCCGCCACAGCAGGGTGGTGCTGCCGCACCATGCGCGTCTGGTGAAACGGGTGCCGCAAGGGGAGTACCTGTCTTTGCCCGGCGGGCACATGTTCCCCCTGGAACGCCCGCAGGAAACCGCCGAATTGCTCAAATCCGTATTCGGCCGCTGGGACGGCCGCCGCCAGGAGGCCACTGCATGA
- a CDS encoding DUF4892 domain-containing protein codes for MRLTFLAGLLLAASAQAADLPDSHDLAALPRFPHAEITDFRESPDQERVYPQSSIRRISNQLRMERKVEAEGRQTSVTYRLPADHSSNEAFDRARRDLLESGAELLYWCQGRDCGSSNLWANAIFGNSKLFGPDEQQAYLLLRLAEPRQDSLLALYSITRGNRRAYLHAEQLDANAPLGELLPTPDTLMRELKSSGELHLARLSDQPSEAWATLLGRCLNLDSTLRISLAGAGAEAWREALVEQGVRAARLELGEGREPGLHLNLLR; via the coding sequence ATGCGCCTCACCTTTCTTGCCGGCCTGCTGCTGGCAGCATCCGCCCAGGCAGCCGACCTGCCTGACAGCCACGACCTGGCGGCGCTGCCGCGCTTCCCCCATGCGGAGATCACCGATTTCCGCGAGAGCCCGGACCAGGAACGGGTCTACCCGCAGAGCTCCATCCGCCGCATCAGCAATCAACTGCGCATGGAGCGCAAGGTCGAGGCCGAAGGCCGGCAGACCTCGGTGACCTACCGCCTGCCCGCCGACCACAGCTCGAACGAAGCCTTCGACCGCGCCCGCAGGGACCTGCTGGAAAGCGGCGCCGAGCTGCTCTACTGGTGCCAGGGGCGCGACTGCGGCTCCAGCAACCTCTGGGCCAATGCCATCTTCGGCAACTCCAAGCTGTTTGGTCCGGACGAGCAACAGGCCTACCTCCTGCTACGCCTGGCCGAGCCCCGCCAGGACAGCCTCCTGGCCCTCTACAGCATCACCCGCGGCAACCGCAGGGCCTACCTGCACGCCGAGCAGCTTGACGCCAATGCGCCACTGGGCGAACTGCTGCCCACGCCCGACACCCTGATGCGTGAACTCAAGAGCAGCGGCGAGCTGCACCTGGCGCGCCTGTCCGACCAGCCTTCGGAGGCCTGGGCGACCCTGCTGGGACGCTGCCTGAACCTCGACAGCACCCTGCGCATCAGCCTGGCCGGCGCCGGTGCCGAAGCCTGGCGCGAAGCGCTGGTGGAGCAGGGTGTGCGCGCCGCGCGGCTGGAACTGGGCGAGGGCAGGGAGCCCGGACTGCACCTGAACCTGCTGCGCTGA
- a CDS encoding LysE family translocator has protein sequence MQETSVLLSLAAVFAIALVSPGPDVALVVRTAVHQGRRAGLLSALGLACGILIHGILVLTGVALLVSRSPILFDLLQLLGASYLGWLGVGAVGSWFRRGQGDRGTLGGELSSSRLGPWLRGLATNLSNPKALVFFLALLTGLIPADMSAAGKFGAAAILFGMGLGWFSLLGLVLTRASNQQRLLRAAPAIDLACGLVFLLVALGLAGRLLAPGLWQ, from the coding sequence ATGCAGGAGACTTCCGTCTTGCTGTCGTTGGCGGCCGTGTTCGCCATCGCCCTGGTCAGCCCCGGCCCCGACGTCGCGCTGGTGGTCCGCACCGCCGTGCACCAGGGGCGCCGCGCCGGCTTGCTCAGTGCCCTGGGTCTCGCCTGCGGCATCCTCATCCACGGCATCCTGGTGCTGACGGGCGTGGCCTTGCTGGTCAGCCGTTCGCCCATCCTCTTCGACCTGTTGCAACTGCTGGGAGCGAGCTACCTCGGCTGGCTCGGCGTCGGTGCCGTGGGCAGCTGGTTCCGGCGCGGGCAGGGCGATAGGGGAACCCTCGGCGGTGAACTGTCATCTTCCCGCCTGGGGCCCTGGCTGCGCGGCCTGGCCACCAACCTGTCCAACCCCAAGGCGCTGGTGTTTTTCCTTGCCCTGCTGACGGGACTGATTCCGGCGGATATGTCCGCCGCCGGCAAGTTCGGCGCCGCCGCGATCCTCTTCGGCATGGGCCTGGGCTGGTTCAGCCTGCTGGGGCTGGTGCTCACCCGCGCCAGCAACCAGCAGCGCCTGCTGCGTGCGGCCCCGGCCATCGACCTGGCCTGCGGACTGGTGTTCCTGCTGGTGGCCCTGGGGCTGGCGGGGCGACTACTGGCACCGGGCTTATGGCAATAG
- a CDS encoding hotdog fold thioesterase, producing the protein MGLWNQPPDLAQLNESLKNTIGEGLDIRFEAYDDESLTASMVVDQRTHQPYGLLHGGASVVLAETLGSTASYLCIDTSRFYCVGLEVNANHLRGVRSGRVTAVARPVHLGRTTHVWDIRLAGEDGKPSCISRLTMAIVPLGAEPPRA; encoded by the coding sequence ATGGGCCTGTGGAATCAACCCCCTGATCTTGCGCAACTCAACGAATCCCTGAAAAACACCATCGGCGAGGGCCTGGATATCCGCTTCGAGGCCTACGACGACGAATCCCTGACCGCCAGCATGGTGGTCGACCAGCGCACCCACCAACCCTACGGCCTGCTTCACGGCGGCGCTTCGGTGGTGCTGGCGGAAACCCTGGGCTCTACCGCCAGCTACCTGTGCATCGACACCAGCCGCTTCTATTGTGTCGGCCTGGAAGTCAACGCCAACCACCTGCGCGGTGTGCGCAGTGGCCGCGTCACCGCCGTTGCCCGGCCGGTGCACCTGGGACGCACGACCCACGTGTGGGACATCCGTCTGGCCGGGGAGGACGGCAAGCCGAGCTGCATCTCCCGCCTGACCATGGCCATCGTCCCGTTGGGTGCCGAGCCTCCACGGGCATAG
- a CDS encoding AMP-binding protein: MADAVRLPLEVFFDRESRHPNKRYLIQPLGGGRIEELTWGEVGEQARRAASWLRGRDLPQGSRIAIISKNCAHWIIADLAIWMAGHVSVPLYPNLTAESVQQVLAHSESALAFIGKLDDWPAMASGVPEGVPTIALPIHPAGEFDFSWADLQAANPIQDSPRSAPDQLATIIYTSGTTGTPKGVMHNFSNFAFAATHGMDMFQTGEEDRLLSYLPLCHVAERMFVEMGSLYAGQTVFFAESLETFLDDLRRARPTAIFGVPRIWTKFQMGVYSKMPAKKLDRMLRLPIIGRIVGRKVLAGLGLDAVRNALCGAAPVPGALLDWYKRLGLEVLEVYGMTENCGYSHLCRKGEVMPGWIGRNSPGVEVRISEEGEVLVRSGATMQGYYKDPAKTAETITADGYLRTGDKGEQDAKGNLRLTGRIKEIFKTSKGKYVAPAPIENRLAVHPRIEQVCVVGDGLPQPMALCVLSEVGRQEAANAARSDLEISLRSLLEEVNGDLDKHERLQGLVLVKDVWAVDNGFLTPTLKIKRNIVEDAYGKRFPEWLERQEAVVWHE, encoded by the coding sequence GTGGCTGATGCAGTCCGTTTGCCGCTTGAAGTGTTTTTCGATCGTGAGTCCCGTCACCCGAACAAGCGCTACCTGATCCAGCCACTAGGCGGCGGAAGGATCGAGGAGCTGACCTGGGGGGAAGTAGGCGAGCAGGCCCGCCGGGCCGCCAGTTGGCTGCGGGGGCGCGACCTGCCCCAGGGCAGCCGCATCGCAATCATCTCCAAGAACTGCGCCCACTGGATCATCGCCGACCTCGCCATCTGGATGGCCGGCCACGTTTCCGTTCCCCTGTATCCCAACCTCACCGCCGAATCGGTCCAGCAGGTGCTGGCACATTCCGAATCGGCGCTGGCCTTCATCGGCAAGCTCGACGATTGGCCCGCGATGGCGAGTGGCGTGCCCGAGGGCGTTCCAACCATCGCCCTGCCGATCCACCCGGCCGGTGAGTTCGACTTCAGCTGGGCCGACCTGCAGGCCGCCAACCCGATCCAGGACAGCCCCCGCAGCGCCCCCGACCAGCTCGCCACCATCATCTATACCTCCGGCACCACCGGCACGCCCAAGGGCGTGATGCACAACTTCAGCAACTTCGCGTTCGCCGCCACCCACGGCATGGACATGTTCCAGACCGGCGAGGAAGACCGCCTGCTGTCCTACTTGCCGCTGTGCCATGTGGCCGAGCGCATGTTCGTCGAAATGGGTTCGCTCTACGCCGGGCAGACGGTGTTCTTCGCCGAAAGCCTGGAAACCTTCCTCGACGACCTGCGCCGTGCCCGGCCGACCGCCATCTTCGGCGTGCCGCGGATCTGGACCAAGTTCCAGATGGGCGTCTACTCGAAGATGCCGGCGAAGAAGCTCGATCGCATGCTCAGGCTGCCGATCATCGGCCGCATCGTCGGCCGCAAGGTGCTCGCCGGCCTGGGCCTGGATGCCGTGCGCAACGCCCTGTGCGGCGCAGCGCCAGTGCCCGGGGCGCTGCTGGACTGGTACAAGCGCCTGGGACTGGAAGTGCTGGAGGTCTACGGCATGACCGAAAACTGCGGCTACTCCCACCTGTGCCGCAAGGGCGAAGTGATGCCCGGCTGGATCGGCCGCAACAGCCCCGGCGTGGAAGTCCGCATCAGCGAGGAGGGCGAGGTGCTGGTACGCAGCGGCGCCACCATGCAGGGCTACTACAAGGACCCGGCGAAGACCGCCGAAACCATTACGGCGGATGGCTACCTGCGCACCGGCGACAAGGGCGAGCAGGACGCCAAGGGCAATCTGCGCCTGACCGGGCGCATCAAGGAAATCTTCAAGACCAGCAAGGGCAAGTACGTGGCCCCGGCGCCCATCGAGAACCGCCTGGCCGTGCACCCGCGTATCGAGCAGGTCTGCGTGGTGGGCGATGGCCTGCCGCAGCCGATGGCGCTTTGCGTGCTGTCCGAAGTGGGGCGGCAGGAAGCGGCGAACGCTGCCCGCTCCGATCTGGAAATCAGCCTGCGCAGCCTGCTGGAGGAGGTCAATGGAGATCTCGACAAGCATGAACGCCTGCAGGGGCTGGTGCTGGTCAAGGATGTCTGGGCGGTGGACAACGGCTTCCTCACCCCGACGCTGAAGATCAAGCGCAACATCGTCGAAGATGCCTACGGCAAGCGCTTCCCCGAATGGCTCGAACGCCAGGAAGCCGTGGTCTGGCACGAGTGA
- the phaC gene encoding class II poly(R)-hydroxyalkanoic acid synthase translates to MRDKPAAGTLPEPANLVTAEEGSNPGLRGRDMLSTLRALALQGLKQPVHSTRHALALGGQLGRVLLGDAPYQHSAQDARFQDPTWRLNPLYRRGLQSYLAWQKQLTAWIDESDLAADDQARARFIVTLLGDALSPSNGLINPLALKEMFNTGGLSLIHGLRHLAGDLLHNGGMPSQVSKAAFEVGRNIATTPGAVVFRTELLELIQYKPMSEQQYQQPLLIVPPQINKYYIFDLSPEKSFVQYALKNGLQVFMVSWRNPDIRHRECGLSHYVEALKEALDACRAITGSKAVNLAGACAGGLTIAALQGHLQAKRQLRKVASASYLVSMLDSRVESPAALFVTEQTLEAAKLRSYRNGVLDGRDLAKVFAWMRSNDLVWTYWVNNYLLGRQPPAFDILYWNSDNTRLPAALHGDFLDLFKHNPLIRSGGLEICGTPIDLRKVTVDSFSVAGSNDHITPWDTVYRSTLLLGGNRRFLLSNSGHIQSILNPPGNPKANYLENSKLSSDPRAWYFDAQQQIGSWWPAWLDWIQARSGGQRKTLKTLGNQAHPPMEAAPGTYVHSS, encoded by the coding sequence ATGCGAGATAAACCAGCGGCGGGCACCTTGCCCGAACCCGCGAACCTTGTGACAGCAGAAGAAGGCTCCAACCCCGGCCTGCGCGGCCGGGATATGTTGTCCACCCTGCGCGCCCTGGCGCTGCAGGGCCTCAAGCAACCGGTGCACAGTACCCGACATGCCCTGGCCCTGGGCGGCCAACTGGGTCGCGTGCTGCTTGGCGACGCGCCGTACCAGCACTCTGCCCAGGATGCGCGTTTCCAGGACCCGACGTGGCGCCTCAATCCGCTCTACCGCCGTGGCTTGCAGAGCTATCTGGCCTGGCAGAAGCAGCTCACCGCCTGGATCGACGAGAGCGACCTTGCGGCCGACGACCAGGCCCGGGCCCGATTCATCGTGACACTGCTCGGTGATGCGCTGTCACCCTCCAACGGCCTGATCAACCCGCTGGCGCTCAAGGAGATGTTCAACACCGGAGGACTCAGCCTGATCCACGGCCTGCGTCACCTGGCGGGAGACCTGCTGCACAACGGTGGCATGCCCAGCCAGGTCAGCAAGGCGGCCTTCGAAGTCGGCCGGAACATCGCCACCACGCCCGGAGCCGTGGTATTCCGCACCGAGCTGCTGGAGTTGATCCAGTACAAGCCCATGAGCGAGCAGCAATACCAGCAGCCGCTTCTGATCGTCCCGCCGCAGATAAACAAGTACTACATCTTCGACCTCAGCCCGGAAAAGAGCTTCGTGCAGTACGCGCTGAAGAACGGTCTGCAGGTGTTCATGGTCAGCTGGCGCAATCCCGACATACGCCATCGTGAGTGTGGTCTTTCGCACTATGTGGAGGCGCTAAAGGAAGCGCTCGATGCCTGCCGCGCCATCACCGGCAGCAAGGCGGTCAACCTGGCGGGCGCCTGCGCTGGCGGCCTGACCATCGCCGCCCTGCAGGGCCACCTTCAGGCCAAGCGGCAGCTGCGCAAGGTAGCCAGCGCCAGCTATCTGGTGAGTATGCTGGACAGTCGGGTGGAGAGTCCGGCGGCCCTGTTCGTCACCGAGCAGACCCTGGAGGCGGCCAAACTCCGCTCCTATCGCAATGGCGTGCTGGACGGCCGCGACCTGGCCAAGGTGTTCGCCTGGATGCGCTCCAACGACCTGGTGTGGACCTACTGGGTCAACAACTACCTGCTCGGCAGGCAGCCACCGGCCTTCGACATCCTCTACTGGAACAGCGACAACACCCGTTTGCCGGCAGCACTGCACGGCGACTTTCTCGACCTCTTCAAGCACAACCCGCTGATCCGCAGCGGCGGCCTGGAGATCTGCGGCACCCCGATCGACCTGCGCAAGGTCACGGTGGACAGCTTCAGCGTCGCGGGCTCCAACGACCACATCACCCCCTGGGACACGGTCTACCGCTCGACCCTGCTGCTCGGTGGCAACCGACGCTTCCTGCTATCCAACAGCGGGCATATCCAGAGCATTCTCAACCCGCCTGGCAACCCCAAGGCCAACTACCTGGAGAACAGCAAACTGTCGTCCGACCCGCGAGCCTGGTATTTCGACGCGCAGCAGCAGATTGGAAGCTGGTGGCCTGCGTGGCTGGACTGGATCCAGGCGCGCTCCGGTGGGCAACGCAAAACCTTGAAGACCCTGGGCAATCAGGCCCATCCACCCATGGAGGCGGCGCCGGGCACCTATGTGCATTCAAGCTGA
- a CDS encoding AraC family transcriptional regulator encodes MDQTHHIPSCLPGVRLIDAQHQRFSFPRHFHLEYHLGLVVRGRQRYLHQGESHQADTGDVLLMAPEQIHDGAGVDGQGYQIRVLAFDPHWLDEASRTLSDDRQGAPRLTTSILRDAGLRGQLQGLHGALLEGSRLEQESLLWPALANLLGRGSTLRVREPEQGFDARTWVRLREWLESRLDSPPSLEELAAFCGLSPWQALRRFNRQCGLPPHQWLTQLRLERALPRVLRGENLSEVALDLGFYDQAHFSRLFRRTYGLPPAKLRSR; translated from the coding sequence ATGGACCAGACTCATCACATCCCCAGCTGCCTGCCCGGCGTTCGCTTGATCGACGCCCAGCACCAGCGTTTCAGCTTCCCCCGGCACTTCCATCTGGAGTACCACCTGGGGCTGGTTGTGCGTGGCCGGCAGCGCTACCTGCACCAGGGTGAAAGCCACCAGGCCGACACCGGGGATGTGCTGTTGATGGCGCCGGAGCAGATCCACGATGGCGCCGGCGTCGATGGCCAGGGTTACCAGATCCGCGTGCTGGCCTTTGATCCGCATTGGCTGGACGAAGCCAGCCGCACCCTCAGCGACGACCGCCAGGGCGCGCCGCGCCTGACCACCAGCATCCTTCGCGACGCCGGACTGCGCGGCCAGTTGCAGGGCCTGCACGGCGCGCTGCTCGAGGGCTCGCGGCTGGAGCAGGAGAGCCTGCTGTGGCCGGCCCTGGCCAACCTGCTGGGGCGGGGTTCCACCTTGCGTGTCCGCGAACCGGAACAAGGCTTCGACGCGCGTACCTGGGTGCGGTTGCGGGAATGGCTCGAATCGCGGCTGGACTCGCCACCCTCCCTGGAGGAACTGGCCGCGTTCTGCGGCCTCAGTCCCTGGCAGGCGTTGCGGCGCTTCAACCGCCAGTGCGGGCTGCCTCCCCACCAGTGGCTGACCCAGTTGCGCCTGGAACGTGCCCTGCCACGCGTGCTGCGCGGTGAGAACCTGAGCGAAGTGGCCCTGGACCTGGGCTTCTACGACCAGGCGCATTTCTCGCGGCTGTTCCGCCGTACCTACGGCCTGCCACCGGCGAAGCTGCGCAGCCGCTGA
- a CDS encoding alpha/beta fold hydrolase → MKPETAIVDIHRKYKIYTERYCNPTARKTIILVNGAFATTASFAQTVRYLHPRFNVVLYDQPYAGQSKPHNYPGRLISEEDEADILLELIERVAADHVLSFSWGGAATLLALAQRPHRIEKAVIGSFAARINQPMRDYLESGLGMLQTCDRIKVGRLINSTIGKHLPPLFKRFNFRHISSLAEHEYRQMHAHFNEVLKQDSERYLACAAAIDIPLLFINGQWDEYTSAGDAQLFARHSPQCQFRTIRNTGHFLDMEHKAALHATRQALLGFLQPDSGLIKPASVRPSDGLYRYANSSHVLTMRRATP, encoded by the coding sequence ATGAAGCCGGAAACCGCCATCGTCGACATTCACAGGAAGTACAAGATCTATACGGAGCGTTACTGCAATCCCACCGCCAGGAAGACCATCATTCTGGTCAACGGCGCGTTCGCAACCACGGCATCGTTCGCCCAGACGGTGCGTTACCTGCACCCACGGTTCAATGTGGTGCTCTACGACCAGCCCTATGCCGGCCAATCGAAACCGCACAACTACCCGGGTCGGCTGATCAGTGAGGAAGACGAGGCAGACATTCTGCTGGAACTGATCGAAAGGGTCGCCGCCGACCATGTGCTGTCCTTCTCCTGGGGTGGCGCGGCCACCCTGCTGGCGCTGGCCCAACGGCCGCACAGGATCGAAAAGGCGGTGATCGGTTCCTTCGCCGCGCGGATCAATCAGCCCATGCGCGACTACCTGGAGAGCGGCCTGGGCATGCTGCAGACCTGCGACCGCATAAAGGTGGGCCGCCTGATCAACAGCACCATCGGCAAGCACCTGCCCCCGCTGTTCAAACGCTTCAATTTCCGCCACATCAGTAGCCTGGCCGAGCACGAGTACCGGCAGATGCACGCTCATTTCAATGAGGTGCTCAAGCAAGACTCCGAGCGCTATCTCGCCTGTGCCGCCGCCATCGATATTCCGCTGCTGTTCATCAATGGCCAATGGGACGAGTACACCTCGGCCGGAGACGCCCAATTGTTCGCCCGCCATTCCCCTCAGTGCCAATTCCGCACCATCCGCAACACTGGGCACTTCCTCGATATGGAGCACAAGGCGGCCTTGCACGCCACCCGGCAAGCCTTGCTCGGCTTTCTGCAGCCCGATTCCGGCTTGATCAAGCCGGCCAGTGTGCGGCCGTCGGACGGGTTATACCGTTATGCCAACAGCAGCCACGTACTCACCATGCGGCGCGCAACGCCCTGA
- the sixA gene encoding phosphohistidine phosphatase SixA, whose protein sequence is MRLWLLRHGEAEPRAATDAQRELTRHGRKDVLQTAAVLAGRPLGAILASPYVRAQQTAELVRDALGFIAAVGTVPWLTPDSDPREALDFLAERGEQDLLLVTHNPFVSDLAGFLIHGHRQEPVPMGTASLAELEGDLLVPGLMSLRTVHHVRRH, encoded by the coding sequence ATGAGGCTCTGGCTGCTGCGCCACGGTGAGGCCGAGCCCCGCGCCGCTACCGATGCGCAGCGCGAACTGACCCGTCACGGCCGCAAGGATGTGCTGCAGACCGCAGCCGTGCTTGCCGGCCGGCCTCTGGGGGCGATTCTCGCCAGCCCGTACGTCCGGGCGCAGCAGACTGCCGAACTGGTTCGCGATGCCCTGGGCTTCATTGCCGCTGTCGGAACAGTCCCCTGGTTGACCCCCGACAGCGATCCGCGGGAAGCCCTCGACTTCCTCGCCGAGCGCGGCGAACAGGACCTCCTGCTGGTCACCCACAACCCCTTCGTCAGTGACCTCGCGGGTTTCCTCATCCACGGCCATCGCCAGGAACCGGTGCCCATGGGCACGGCCAGTCTGGCCGAGCTGGAAGGCGATCTGCTGGTGCCCGGCCTGATGTCCCTGCGCACCGTGCATCACGTTCGCCGTCACTGA
- a CDS encoding DUF4389 domain-containing protein translates to MSEEREDLQREHILLRVLWMLIFVIVWQLAEIVLGAVVLLQLGYRAFYGAPNGGLLSFGDSLSQYLAQIGRFGTFNTEEKPWPFADWPEARAPQGEAAHEVPPAAHPVRDEEPKL, encoded by the coding sequence TCCTGCTGCGCGTCCTGTGGATGCTCATTTTCGTCATCGTCTGGCAGTTGGCCGAGATCGTCCTCGGCGCCGTGGTGCTGCTGCAACTCGGCTATCGCGCGTTCTACGGTGCACCCAACGGCGGCCTGCTGTCCTTCGGCGACAGTCTCAGCCAGTACCTGGCGCAGATCGGCCGCTTCGGCACCTTCAACACCGAAGAGAAGCCCTGGCCCTTCGCCGACTGGCCCGAGGCCCGCGCGCCCCAGGGGGAAGCCGCACACGAAGTACCGCCGGCCGCCCACCCTGTGCGTGACGAAGAGCCCAAGCTATGA
- a CDS encoding AI-2E family transporter, with the protein MFNNDRLLVQILLLALLGASLWVLAPFVSALFWAAVLAFASWPLMRLLSSALKGRESAAAALLTAGWMLLVALPLAWLLGNLAEHVRDATELAKNVQMEGLPPPPEWLHQVPLLGERLVRAWHSIDAQGAAFFASLKPYMGQAGNWVLARTAQIGGGMVELVLSLVLVFFFYRDGPRMALFVEKALERLIGDRAEHYLGLVAGTVQRVVNGVIGTAAAQGVLALVGFWIAGVPGALVLGIVTFALSLIPMGPPLVWVPATAWLAWHGDYGYAVFLGIWGMFVISGVDNVLKPYLISRGGNLPLVVVLLGVFGGILAFGFMGLFLGPTLLAVAYSLISDWIGHAPPQLVVPPEVKEQENPPS; encoded by the coding sequence ATGTTCAACAACGACCGACTACTGGTGCAGATCCTCCTGCTCGCCTTGCTCGGTGCCAGCCTCTGGGTGCTCGCGCCCTTCGTCTCGGCGCTGTTCTGGGCCGCGGTGCTGGCATTCGCCAGCTGGCCTCTGATGCGTCTGCTCAGCAGTGCGCTGAAAGGACGCGAATCTGCTGCCGCTGCTCTGCTCACCGCAGGCTGGATGCTGCTGGTGGCGTTGCCGCTGGCGTGGCTGCTGGGCAACCTGGCCGAGCACGTACGCGATGCCACCGAGCTGGCGAAGAACGTCCAGATGGAGGGGCTGCCGCCACCCCCGGAGTGGCTGCATCAGGTACCGCTGCTGGGTGAACGGCTGGTGCGTGCCTGGCATTCCATCGACGCCCAGGGGGCAGCCTTTTTCGCCAGCCTCAAGCCCTACATGGGGCAGGCCGGCAATTGGGTATTGGCGCGTACCGCACAGATCGGCGGCGGCATGGTCGAGCTGGTGCTCAGCCTGGTGCTGGTGTTCTTCTTCTATCGTGATGGCCCGCGCATGGCGCTGTTCGTCGAGAAGGCGCTGGAACGCCTGATCGGCGACCGCGCCGAGCATTACCTGGGCCTGGTGGCCGGCACCGTGCAACGGGTGGTCAACGGCGTGATCGGCACCGCTGCCGCCCAGGGGGTGCTGGCACTGGTCGGCTTCTGGATCGCTGGCGTGCCCGGCGCCCTGGTGCTGGGCATCGTCACTTTCGCTCTCAGCCTGATCCCCATGGGGCCGCCGCTGGTCTGGGTGCCCGCGACGGCCTGGCTGGCCTGGCACGGCGATTACGGCTACGCGGTGTTCCTCGGCATCTGGGGCATGTTCGTCATCAGCGGCGTGGACAACGTGCTCAAGCCCTACCTCATCAGCCGCGGCGGCAACCTGCCGCTGGTGGTGGTGCTGCTGGGTGTGTTTGGCGGCATCCTTGCGTTCGGCTTCATGGGCCTGTTCCTCGGCCCGACGCTGCTGGCGGTGGCGTACAGCCTGATCTCCGACTGGATCGGCCATGCACCGCCGCAACTGGTGGTTCCGCCTGAGGTCAAGGAACAGGAAAACCCGCCATCCTGA
- a CDS encoding alpha/beta fold hydrolase, whose amino-acid sequence MTAQVQEIRLNLPHIELAAHLHGPEDGQPVIALHGWLDNANSFSRLAPRLPGLRIVALDFAGHGLSAHRAPGASYLLWDYAADVLLVAEQLGWERFSLLGHSMGAIVSVMLAGAMPERVERLALIDGLMPYTGEAEQAPAKLGEALRAQLALAGKRKPVYAAIDRAVEARMHGTGGVSREAAELLAERGLMPVSGGYTWRTDSRLTLPSPLRLTRAHALAFAQAVKCPAMLVLAEQGLLHTEPRFAGLVEGLALEVRRLPGKHHLHLDDEAGAQAVADCFNPFFAVP is encoded by the coding sequence ATGACTGCCCAGGTCCAGGAAATCCGCCTCAACCTGCCCCATATCGAACTGGCCGCGCACCTCCACGGTCCGGAAGACGGCCAGCCGGTGATCGCCCTGCATGGCTGGCTGGACAACGCCAACAGCTTTTCCCGCCTGGCGCCGCGCTTGCCGGGCCTGCGCATCGTCGCCCTGGATTTCGCCGGCCACGGGTTGTCCGCCCACCGCGCGCCCGGCGCCAGCTACCTGTTGTGGGACTACGCCGCCGACGTGCTGCTGGTGGCCGAACAACTGGGTTGGGAGCGTTTCTCCCTGCTGGGCCACTCCATGGGCGCGATCGTCTCGGTGATGCTGGCCGGCGCCATGCCGGAGCGGGTCGAGCGCCTGGCCCTGATCGACGGCCTGATGCCCTACACCGGCGAAGCCGAGCAGGCCCCGGCCAAGCTGGGTGAGGCGCTGCGCGCGCAACTCGCCCTGGCCGGCAAGCGCAAGCCGGTCTACGCAGCGATCGATCGCGCAGTCGAGGCGCGCATGCACGGCACCGGCGGAGTCAGCCGCGAGGCCGCCGAGCTGCTCGCCGAACGTGGCCTGATGCCGGTGTCCGGCGGCTATACCTGGCGCACCGACAGCCGCCTGACGCTGCCGTCGCCACTGCGCCTCACCCGTGCCCATGCCCTGGCTTTCGCCCAGGCCGTGAAGTGCCCGGCCATGCTGGTGCTGGCCGAGCAGGGTCTGCTGCACACCGAGCCCAGGTTCGCGGGGCTGGTGGAAGGGCTGGCGCTAGAGGTGCGCCGCCTGCCCGGCAAACATCACCTGCACCTGGACGACGAGGCCGGCGCCCAGGCCGTAGCAGACTGTTTCAATCCCTTCTTTGCCGTTCCTTGA